A window from Gopherus flavomarginatus isolate rGopFla2 chromosome 4, rGopFla2.mat.asm, whole genome shotgun sequence encodes these proteins:
- the TBCC gene encoding LOW QUALITY PROTEIN: tubulin-specific chaperone C (The sequence of the model RefSeq protein was modified relative to this genomic sequence to represent the inferred CDS: deleted 1 base in 1 codon), giving the protein MSRPLSERRSSGTGEKMEAAAAERGPAAAGGVAPLRPRAAAVPERLQRREAERQREAERRRQEKAAQAVQEEQSGFFAAAFSRERAAIEALLGPGPGQAEAEEALEEAAARLQGLQKLLTDSVRFLAPYEVRQAQEALSRLQGALTAKRQSCSPRSDSPSGPAGRRRSPPRRPPRPASCPRSPPRRPPRPASCPRSPPRRPPRPASCSRRAKGAAPPLCGFSRAEAQTLELGPSELLQRDVLLADLSDCRVLLRGNPNTLRVRDCRGCTVLCGPVSTSVLVDGCSDCLLVLACQQLRTHRTRDSRIYLQVTSRAMVEDCSGVRFAPYTWSYPGIEGDYESSGLDRGRNNWNLVDDFDWLARDEPSPNWSVIPEQERITQWD; this is encoded by the exons ATGAGCAGGCCGCTTAGTGAGAGGCGGAGCAGCGGGACAGGCGAGAAGATGGAGGCAGCGGCCGCAGAGCGGGGTCCGGCAGCTGCTGGCGGCGTTGCGCCCCTGAGGCCGCGGGCTGCGGCGGTGCCGGAGCGGCTGCAGCGGCGGGAGGCGGAgcggcagcgggaagcggagcggcGGCGGCAGGAGAAGGCGGCCCAGGCGGTGCAGGAGGAGCAGAGCGGGTTCTTCGCGGCCGCCTTCTCCCGGGAGCGGGCGGCCATCGAGGCGCTGCTGGGGCCCGGCCCGGGCCAGGCGGAGGCGGAGGAGGCGCTGGAGGAGGCAGCCGCCCGGCTGCAAGGGCTGCAGAAGCTCCTCACCGACAGCGTCCGCTTCCTGGCGCCGTACGAGGTGCGGCAGGCGCAGGAGGCGCTGAGCCGGCTCCAGGGGGCCCTGACGGCCAAgcgccag agctgcagcccaagAAGCGATTCGCCTTCCGGGCCCGCAGGAAGGAGGCGGAGTCCGCCCCGCCGCCCGCCCCGGCCTGCCAGCTGCCCGCGGAGTCCGCCCCGCCGCCCACCCCGGCCTGCCAGCTGCCCGCGGAGTCCGCCCCGCCGCCCGCCTCGGCCGGCCAGCTGCTCGCGGAGGGCGAAGGGAGCGGCCCCCCCACTGTGCGGCTTCAGCCGGGCCGAAGCCCAGACGCTGGAGCTTGGCCCCTCGGAGCTTTTGCAGCGCGATGTGCTGCTGGCCGATCTGAGTGACTGCCGGGTGCTTCTTCGCGGCAACCCCAACACTCTCCGGGTACGGGACTGCCGGGGCTGCACCGTGCTCTGTGGGCCCGTCTCCACCTCGGTGCTGGTGGACGGGTGTAGCGACTGCCTCCTggtcctggcctgccagcagcTCCGCACCCACCGCACCCGGGACAGCCGGATCTACCTGCAGGTGACCAGCCGGGCTATGGTGGAGGACTGCAGTGGCGTCCGCTTCGCCCCCTACACCTGGAGCTACCCAGGCATCGAGGGCGACTACGAGTCCTCTGGACTAGACAGAGGTAGGAACAACTGGAACCTGGTGGATGACTTTGACTGGCTGGCCAGAGATGAGCCCTCGCCCAACTGGAGCGTGATCCCTGAGCAGGAGAGAATCACCCAGTGGGACTGA